A DNA window from Geitlerinema sp. PCC 9228 contains the following coding sequences:
- a CDS encoding DUF1830 domain-containing protein, with protein sequence MAQILDPLPPESNHRILCCYVNATSDIQVARICNIPNWYFERVVFPGQRLFFETFSQAQLEIHTGMMATAILADKIPCHELQVHEGDMYSPESDLETSQSSQSDASESSATEFSQTMAASV encoded by the coding sequence ATGGCTCAGATTCTAGATCCCTTACCACCAGAAAGCAACCACCGAATTCTATGCTGTTATGTGAACGCCACCAGCGATATCCAGGTGGCTCGGATTTGTAACATTCCTAACTGGTATTTTGAGCGGGTGGTTTTCCCAGGTCAACGATTGTTTTTTGAAACTTTCTCACAAGCCCAACTGGAGATTCACACAGGTATGATGGCAACAGCGATTTTAGCAGATAAAATTCCTTGCCATGAGTTGCAGGTACATGAAGGTGATATGTACTCCCCTGAAAGCGACTTAGAAACTTCACAGTCTTCACAATCGGATGCTTCGGAAAGCTCGGCAACTGAATTTTCCCAAACGATGGCAGCATCGGTTTAG
- a CDS encoding DUF4079 domain-containing protein, which yields MDLPSFLWLWKIAAWSMGLSVTAYGLLAVSGGWLFYGRRNQTKRPAWLRSLHITIGSILVGLVLLLLGIGLVGTIGHYGSLGHSPHLIAGLLVVALVLASAASATRIHPQRPWARQLHLSINLVLLVGLAWVSWTGWSVVQKYLP from the coding sequence ATGGATTTACCTTCTTTTCTCTGGTTGTGGAAAATTGCAGCTTGGTCGATGGGATTGTCAGTGACAGCGTATGGTTTGCTGGCAGTTTCCGGCGGCTGGCTGTTTTACGGGCGTCGTAACCAAACCAAACGCCCCGCTTGGCTGCGATCGCTTCATATTACCATTGGTAGCATATTAGTTGGTTTGGTGCTGTTGCTTTTGGGGATTGGTTTGGTCGGGACAATCGGTCACTACGGCAGCTTGGGGCATTCCCCCCATTTGATAGCGGGATTGTTGGTGGTGGCTTTGGTGTTGGCGTCGGCTGCCAGTGCTACCCGCATCCATCCCCAAAGACCCTGGGCACGTCAGTTACACTTGAGTATCAATTTGGTACTTTTGGTGGGATTGGCTTGGGTTTCTTGGACGGGATGGAGCGTCGTGCAAAAATATTTGCCGTGA
- a CDS encoding ferritin-like domain-containing protein has product MKELDTQKAIELLNNIMEYELAGVVRYTHYSLMVTGPNRIPIVDFFKAQATESLNHAQQVGEIVTGLEGHPVLKTAPIEESYQHSVADILQESLYHEQQALDMYKQLLEVVEGASIYLEEFARNMIGTEELHTVELKKMLRDFAS; this is encoded by the coding sequence ATGAAAGAATTAGACACCCAAAAAGCCATCGAGCTGTTGAACAATATTATGGAGTACGAACTGGCAGGGGTGGTACGCTACACGCACTATTCACTGATGGTAACCGGTCCCAATCGCATTCCCATTGTGGATTTTTTCAAGGCGCAAGCGACGGAATCGCTGAACCACGCCCAGCAAGTGGGGGAAATTGTTACCGGGTTGGAAGGGCATCCTGTTTTGAAAACGGCCCCTATTGAAGAAAGTTACCAGCATTCGGTGGCAGATATTCTCCAGGAAAGTCTCTACCACGAACAACAGGCTTTGGATATGTACAAGCAGTTGTTAGAGGTGGTGGAAGGGGCCAGCATTTATTTGGAAGAGTTTGCCCGCAACATGATTGGTACGGAAGAGTTGCATACGGTGGAACTGAAGAAGATGCTGCGCGATTTTGCTTCTTAG
- a CDS encoding photosystem II high light acclimation radical SAM protein, with amino-acid sequence MQEPTVKNAKIATNPASERILYVRLPCNPIFPIGVVYLADHVRKQFGEVTQRIFDMGTVPPLDFARGLDEAIDDFQPTLLVFSWRDIQIYAPVGGRGGNPLQNAFEFYYAKNPLVKLRGALGGLKMTLAYYGELWRNQRLIKRGLERAQRYHPQTRAIVGGGAVSVFYEQLGYMMPKGTIISVGEGEPLLEKLLRGEDFTDERCYIVGETSPRDRMIHEKPTNVEKTACDYDYIASIWSGFQYYLQDSDFYVGVQTKRGCPHNCCYCVYTVIEGKQVRVNPADEVVAEMRQLYDRGIRNFWFTDAQFIPARRYIQDATELLQKILDAGMNDIHWAAYIRADNLTPELCDLMVKTGMNYFEIGITSGSQELVRKMRMGYNLRVVLENCRDLKAAGYNDLVSVNYSFNVIDETYETIRQTIAYHRALEEIFGVDKVEPAIFFIGLQPHTHLETYAFQHNMLEPDYNPMSMMPWTARKLLWNPEPLGSFFGEVCLEAWRRHPNDFGRTVMAILEERLGRSSLEEALSAPLPAEKESKVFVGTSNRSL; translated from the coding sequence ATGCAAGAACCCACTGTAAAAAACGCAAAAATTGCCACCAATCCTGCTTCCGAGCGAATTTTATACGTCCGCTTGCCCTGCAATCCTATCTTTCCCATTGGCGTTGTCTACCTTGCCGACCATGTTCGCAAACAATTCGGCGAGGTCACCCAGCGAATTTTCGATATGGGAACCGTTCCCCCTTTGGATTTTGCCAGAGGATTGGACGAAGCCATTGACGACTTTCAACCCACCCTGCTGGTCTTTTCCTGGCGGGATATCCAAATTTATGCCCCAGTAGGCGGTCGCGGCGGCAATCCCCTGCAAAATGCCTTTGAATTTTACTATGCCAAAAATCCCCTGGTGAAACTGCGCGGGGCATTGGGGGGGTTGAAGATGACCTTGGCTTACTACGGGGAACTGTGGCGCAACCAGCGGTTGATTAAACGGGGGTTGGAACGCGCCCAACGATACCACCCACAAACCCGCGCTATTGTTGGCGGTGGGGCTGTAAGCGTATTTTACGAACAGTTGGGGTATATGATGCCCAAAGGAACCATTATCTCCGTCGGGGAAGGGGAACCCTTGCTGGAGAAATTGTTACGCGGTGAAGATTTTACGGACGAACGCTGCTACATTGTCGGCGAAACCTCACCCCGCGATCGCATGATTCACGAAAAACCCACCAACGTGGAAAAAACCGCCTGCGATTACGATTACATTGCCAGCATCTGGTCGGGGTTTCAATACTACCTACAAGACTCCGACTTTTACGTAGGCGTACAAACCAAACGCGGTTGCCCCCACAACTGCTGCTACTGCGTCTATACCGTCATCGAAGGCAAACAAGTCCGGGTCAACCCTGCCGACGAGGTGGTGGCAGAAATGCGGCAGCTGTACGACCGCGGTATTCGCAATTTCTGGTTTACCGATGCCCAGTTTATCCCGGCGCGCCGCTACATCCAAGATGCCACGGAACTGCTGCAAAAAATCCTGGATGCTGGCATGAACGATATTCACTGGGCAGCCTACATTCGTGCCGATAATCTCACCCCCGAACTGTGCGATTTAATGGTAAAAACCGGCATGAACTATTTTGAAATTGGCATCACCAGCGGTTCCCAAGAGTTGGTGCGCAAAATGCGCATGGGGTACAACCTGCGGGTGGTTTTAGAAAACTGCCGCGATTTGAAGGCTGCCGGATATAACGATTTGGTATCGGTGAACTATTCGTTTAATGTCATTGACGAAACCTACGAGACGATTCGCCAAACCATTGCCTACCATCGGGCGTTGGAAGAAATTTTTGGCGTGGATAAGGTGGAACCGGCAATTTTCTTCATTGGTTTGCAACCGCATACCCATTTGGAAACATATGCTTTCCAACACAATATGCTGGAACCAGATTACAATCCCATGAGCATGATGCCTTGGACGGCGCGGAAGTTGCTGTGGAACCCGGAACCGTTGGGTTCGTTCTTTGGGGAAGTTTGTTTGGAAGCCTGGCGTCGCCACCCCAATGATTTTGGACGTACTGTGATGGCAATTTTAGAGGAACGTCTGGGGCGCAGCAGTTTGGAAGAGGCACTATCGGCACCTTTGCCTGCGGAAAAAGAGAGCAAAGTGTTCGTGGGTACCAGCAACCGATCGCTCTGA